The Halorhodospira halophila SL1 genomic sequence GCGTACGGCGGCCATCTCCGACCCGCCTCGTCGCCGCACGCATTGATGTCTTCATGCCTCCAGCGGACTAGTGTTAGTCAACCCTCAAACGCATCCGACGTGGACTAGAACTAGAAGTCCCTGCCAAGGCGCCACAGCCACCCGCCACGCCCCCCTATATCACAGCTAGTTCGACACGCCGTTTTATCAGCCTCTGCCTCACCGGCCGCCGCGCAGCTGACCGTTACTCAGACGCCGACCAATGCGGGTCCGCGTCACGCGAATGCACTCAATGAGGCCACATTCCATGTCATTGACGACAAACACAAGCAGCGCTCTTCCTTAACGTCTACGGACACGTAACTGGACAACACGAGGAGGACACCGATGGCTCATCCAGAAACTGCCGGCATTAAACCCAACGAGCGCTTGCTCCGTATCAACAGCGTTATCAAACGCGTCGGCCTTGGCCGATCGACGATTTACAAAAAAGTAAAGGAAGGTGGCTTCCCAAAACCTATAAAACTGGGTGAGCGTGCCATCGCCTGGCGGGAAAGCGACATTGAGGAATGGATTTCCCGCCGCCATCAAGCAGACTTCTAGCCCGACCTGCATCTTCGTTTCGCAGAAGAAGAGGACCAATCACTGGAGTCAGCACAATGAAAACCATAGAGGAATCAGCAAAGGTATCGGTTATAACCGCCACGGGCCCAAGTCGGCTCACCGAGAGCTTCTCGATTTCTGGTCAGAACATAGAAAACGAC encodes the following:
- a CDS encoding helix-turn-helix transcriptional regulator is translated as MAHPETAGIKPNERLLRINSVIKRVGLGRSTIYKKVKEGGFPKPIKLGERAIAWRESDIEEWISRRHQADF